CCGTTTTGGCGACGGTCGGGCAAACGCTTTCGTATATCCCTTGTAGAGGCGAGGAACAGCGGCCAGGGGCCCCTACCTGGTGCGGTGTAAGCTGCTTGGCTGGGCGATGGTGTGCTCAAGCCTCCTTCTGCGAACCTCGGGCGTCGGTCGTGGCGGGGGGTTCCTCTGCTAAACTCATCCTCGCGGGTAAACGTATCAGGCCAGAGAGACAGCTTCAGCAGAGCAGAGACGGCAGCACATCCCACCAGCAGACCAACCCATCAGCCTAGTCTGCTCAACTCGTACCCACCGTTCAATCCTCCCGGTGAGATTGAAGAGAACGCCTCGTGGGCGGATATTGTTATTACGTTGCCATGGCGGACAGCGGGTGAATGCCTACCATCCCCCTTCCCTCAGCCATGAGAGATGGATTTAGAACTTACGTGAGAAATCATGGCTAACACGAGGTTTCGTTATACAGTCGTGTTAATGTCGTCTTTATCGGCGCGGGCGCCGTGGGCTGCTTCTATGCTTCCCGCCTCCATCATGTAACGTGGTCCTCATGTGCTCGGCATACACACAAGCTGACCCCGTGATAGCCATCCCACAATGTCCATGTGTCTCTTGTGGCGCGCTCAAACTACGCCGCTATACAGAAGGACGGCGTCAAGCTCCTCACCCGGACCTTTGGTGACTACACCTTCACTCCGGATGGAGCTTTCCCCTCTGTtgatgccgctgccgccgctccgGAGGGTTCGTCAGGGGCAAAGCGCGACTGGCACTACATCTTTGTGACCACAAAGGCCCTCCCGGATATCAGCGATGACTCGAGCATCATCACGCCGCTGGTCGGACCCAAGTCGTGCATCGTGCTCATCCAGAACGGCGTCGGCGTCGAGGAGCCCTTTCGCAAGCGCTTCCCCGACACCCCCATCGTCAGTGCCGTCACCGTCGTCAGCGCGGAGCAGACGTCGCCCGGCACCATCCGGCAGAACCGCTGGACGCGCATCAGCATCGGCCCTTACACCGACGGTCTCGGTGCCGAAGACTCCGACCTCGGCCGTCGCGGCACCGAGTGCACCGAGGCCCTGCGTCGCTGGTGGACGGACCTGGGCGGCATCCGCGACGTCGAGCCGCACGACGAGGTCGGGCTGCAGACGGTTCGGTGGCACAAGCTGTGCATCAACTCTGCCATGAATCCCTCGGCCGTTCTCTCTGGCGGACGGGGTAACGCTGACATGGTGGCCGATGATGAGCTCCAACGACACCTCCTGGGCGTCATGCACGAGATCCGGGACGCGGTGCCGCGGATCCTGGGACGGCCTTTCCCTGAGTATATGGCCGCTCCAGAGAAGATTGTCGAGAGCACGGCGCGGAACAAGGGTGCCCGTCCAAGCATGCTTCTCGACTGGGAGGCCGGCAAGCCCCTGGAGCTCGAGGTGATTCTCGGGAACCCAGTGAGGATTGCGAGGGAGAGGGGCGTCGAGATGCCGAGGCTTCAGAGCCTCTACGCGCTTCTGAGGTCTGCTCAGGCCATGAGGAAGGTGGCCAAGGGGAAGCTATGAGCGATGCCATGCGAAGCATGGCGAGGTGCGTGCTTGAGACGCAATACCAGTAGAGGGGGCTTCACTGTGCTCGCTCTGTAAGAATTGTCTATATAGATTGGCCGTATATATATTTCGCATTTATCACAGGTTTCTCGGAGAGCCTCGTCCGAGATTTCACTATTGATCCTCTCCCAAATTCGTGCCAGTTCGCAGGCCGTCCAGCAATGCCTCTTAACCTATCTCCTACCAAGAGGAATCCATCATACAGAAATTAGGCTTGGGTGACCTGTACGGCCTTGAGCCTTTGCTACAGATGTATAAGCAAGGGTTCGGATTCTTGATACCCAGGGTGCCACAGTCATGGCGCCCGTAAGCCTATGCCTCGAGCTGAAGGAGCTTCCCAGAAGCCTGCAGTTGACATTGCAAGGTCTCCTCAAAGTAATATATCGTGATACTTTTTAGGAACGAGGTTTCTATATCCCAACTTCATCGAAATTGTGCAGTACTGCTCCCGTCCATATGCTCAGTAGCCCCCGAAGCAATCTACCCAGCCAAGGTCGACGGGAGTCTGCCTCTTGAGACCCGATAGGTATCCTCGGGCTGTAGGCGGCCATCTATGCCGTTCGATTGCCTCTTGGGTATGTATCTTTATCCTAGTGTTGTGTGTATACAAACCGGTAGAACAAACTCACCAGTATCCTCAAGTCGATGGTCAAGAGTCGTGCTGCCCTACCAAGGACAGAGGATC
The window above is part of the Fusarium falciforme chromosome 3, complete sequence genome. Proteins encoded here:
- a CDS encoding 2-dehydropantoate 2-reductase, whose translation is MADSGRVNVVFIGAGAVGCFYASRLHHPSHNVHVSLVARSNYAAIQKDGVKLLTRTFGDYTFTPDGAFPSVDAAAAAPEGSSGAKRDWHYIFVTTKALPDISDDSSIITPLVGPKSCIVLIQNGVGVEEPFRKRFPDTPIVSAVTVVSAEQTSPGTIRQNRWTRISIGPYTDGLGAEDSDLGRRGTECTEALRRWWTDLGGIRDVEPHDEVGLQTVRWHKLCINSAMNPSAVLSGGRGNADMVADDELQRHLLGVMHEIRDAVPRILGRPFPEYMAAPEKIVESTARNKGARPSMLLDWEAGKPLELEVILGNPVRIARERGVEMPRLQSLYALLRSAQAMRKVAKGKL